A stretch of Eleutherodactylus coqui strain aEleCoq1 chromosome 2, aEleCoq1.hap1, whole genome shotgun sequence DNA encodes these proteins:
- the LOC136613065 gene encoding rho guanine nucleotide exchange factor 15-like — MSITDALPPPLPLSQKPVRIIKARPPNRPPPHLPPKPPQKPLPCPQHTPLPPAAQPEPPEPTAEAATSGVCVKKIAGLFQKDPGGGGSDDPPPRVPPKPKEEKVAPGSKEAAPGTDLRSDVEKDDEQSCPPPLPPKIFQDPDERQSKMASCLPRPACPSRCCCACHQQRPGMVLVWLPESSVVSPGLHVNEASDSSDDSGVFQRVLSMNEDEDEEGGKWGSWHLKDKMNVGTCYPVRRRSLKYAERSRQDAAEGVGNERVRSSVVLTSYKLTGEQSFNGDLPTCEEGNSPKSGRASTAPEIPKHGPPSHRKAKAAGNLDGDRSEPAVPCPAPDHAQAKSKSISFSDDVFSTEVAVSDSAQPSADPVTLRGAGDSRCKIRKPARRSKVPALSCDVPEPPPTLPPKVPSKPPRGAAPPPPPAPPPFLRKGSLKRYSLGSTEEMMDKDKKITSNSLPVEALYKGKEAGASVDGANDSDFSPESTAMRTASVRSPKSIDWESHLRDEPLYQTYRQTVINKEIRRQTVARNSSFTSYDSSQESTLSAGGSPKQGRRSVAPHNTLWQELPSVIESGVLESMSNDEKKMQESMFEVLTSEASYLRSLNVLTEHFLGSRDLQESLVIREKKILFSNVLKVKEVSESFLVDLESRVDEDVVISDVCDIIFHHAIHHFSVYIDYVRNQVYQEKTYSELMEKNPQFHAILCRLQELPQCQRLPFMSFLLLPFQRITRIKMLIENILKRTEEGSEGEQNASKALDAVSKIIQECNREVGRMKQTEELIYISSKIEFDKMKAIPIISHNRFLEKQGELSEVQQKGSLFGIKPTKLSPVYFFLFNDFLLITQKKSSDRHVVLDYAHRSLVQLQSCPTMENSFFLTLLENSQRKTCDRLFKAPSQSDLQRWVAAFPSKTSDASSGSDTIYEDWDCPQVHCVEQYTATQADELTLDPADIINVLCKTSEGWYEGIRLSDGKKGWFPSRYVQEITNEHVRRRNLRERYRVLQAARQLVTRPGET; from the exons ATGTCCATCACCGATGctctgcctcctcccctccccctttcaCAGAAGCCTGTGCGTATCATAAAAGCCAGACCTCCAAATCGGCCTCCACCTCACCTGCCTCCAAAGCCTCCTCAGAAGCCTCTGCCATGCCCGCAGCATACCCCTCTGCCGCCTGCTGCCCAGCCCGAGCCCCCAGAACCCACCGCTGAAGCCGCTACCTCTGGCGTATGTGTGAAGAAGATCGCCGGCCTCTTCCAGAAGGATCCAGGTGGGGGCGGCAGTGATGACCCTCCGCCGCGGGTACCACCAAAACCgaaggaggagaaggtggcaccGGGGAGCAAGGAGGCGGCGCCGGGCACCGACCTACGGTCAGACGTGGAGAAGGACGATGAGCAGAGCTGTCCTCCGC CACTACCTCCAAAAATCTTTCAAGACCCAGATGAGCGACAGTCCAAGATGGCGTCCTGCCTGCCCCGACCGGCCTGCCCTTCCAGATGCTGCTGTGCCTGCCACCAGCAGCGGCCGGGCATGGTGTTGGTGTGGCTCCCAGAATCCTCAGTGGTATCTCCCGGCCTTCATGTCAACGAAGCCTCGGACTCTTCTGATGACAGCGGTGTCTTCCAGAGAGTCCTATCCATGAACGAAGACGAGGATGAGGAGGGCGGGAAATGGGGTTCTTGGCACCTCAAAGACAAGATGAACGTCGGAACCTGTTACCCGGTAAGACGAAGGTCGTTGAAGTACGCGGAGCGATCGCGGCAGGACGCTGCTGAGGGCGTTGGTAACGAGAGAGTGAGGAGCAGCGTCGTTCTTACATCCTACAAGCTGACGGGGGAGCAGAGTTTTAATGGTGATCTGCCGACGTGTGAGGAAGGAAACTCCCCGAAGTCCGGGAGGGCGAGCACCGCCCCAGAAATTCCCAAGCATGGGCCGCCATCCCATAGGAAGGCCAAAGCCGCTGGTAACCTAGATGGTGACCGCTCAGAGCCCGCAGTGCCTTGTCCAGCGCCGGACCACGCCCAGGCTAAATCCAAGAGCATCTCCTTCTCGGATGACGTCTTCTCCACAGAGGTGGCGGTCAGTGACTCGGCGCAGCCCAGTGCTGATCCAGTGACCCTAAGAGGTGCCGGAGATTCACGCTGTAAGATCAGGAAGCCCGCCCGCAGGAGCAAAGTGCCTGCTCTGTCATGTGACGTGCCAGAGCCTCCGCCAACCTTACCTCCCAAGGTACCCAGCAAACCGCCCAGAGGAGCAGCCCCGCCTCCACCTCCAGCTCCACCTCCGTTTTTGAGAAAAGgttctttaaaaaggtattcgCTGGGCAGCACAGAGGAGATGATGGACAAAGACAAGAAAATTACCTCAAACAGTCTTCCTGTTGAAGCTTTATATAAGGGAAAAGAGGCCGGAGCCTCAGTGGATGGCGCAAATG aCTCTGACTTTTCTCCGGAGAGTACGGCGATGAG GACAGCAAGTGTCAGGAGCCCGAAATCCATAGACTGGGAATCGCACCTGCGGGATG AGCCGCTGTACCAGACCTACCGCCAGACTGTGATCAACAAGGAGATCCGCCGACAGACCGTGGCCCGCAACAGTAGCTTCACCAGCTACGACTCCTCGCAGGAAAGTACACTGTCTGCCGGGGGTTCTCCCAAACAAGGACGCCGATCAGTGGCGCCCCACAACACCCTGTGGCAGGAATTACCGTCTGTGATAGAGAGCGGCGTCCTGGAAAGTATGAGCAACGACGAGAAGAAAATGCAAGAG AGCATGTTTGAGGTTCTGACCTCTGAAGCCTCATACCTCCGCTCACTGAATGTGTTGACTGAACACTTTCTGGGGTCCCGGGACCTCCAGGAATCACTGGTCATCAGGGAGAAGAAGATTCTGTTCTCCAACGTGCTCAAGGTGAAAGAAGTCAGCGAAAG TTTCCTTGTGGACTTGGAGTCTCGAGTCGATGAAGACGTTGTTATTTCGGATGTGTGCGACATTATATTCCATCACGCCATACATCACTTTTCCGTATATATAGATTATGTCCGGAATCAGGTCTACCAGGAAAAGACATACAGCGAACTCAT GGAGAAGAACCCGCAGTTTCACGCCATTCTTTGCCGGTTGCAGGAATTGCCCCAGTGCCAGCGCTTGCCCTTTATGTCTTTTCTGCTGCTGCCCTTCCAGAGAATCACCCGTATCAAGATGCTGATCGAG AATATATTGAAGAGGACAGAGGAGGGATCCGAGGGCGAACAAAATGCCAGCAAAGCCCTGGATGCTGTTTCAAAG ATCATCCAGGAATGTAATCGCGAGGTCGGTCGTATGAAGCAGACGGAAGAGCTCATCTACATCTCCTCCAAGATTGAGTTTGATAAGATGAAG GCCATCCCCATCATATCTCACAACCGCTTCCTGGAGAAGCAGGGGGAGCTCAGCGAGGTGCAGCAGAAGGGGAGTCTTTTCGGGATCAAACCCACCAAGCTCTCCCCTGTTTACTTCTTCCTCTTCAATGACTTCCTGCTTATTACCCAGAAAAAAAG CTCTGACAGACACGTTGTCCTGGATTACGCACATCGCTCCCTAGTCCAACTCCAGTCCTGCCCCACCATGGAGAACAGCTTCTTCCTGACTCTGCTGGAGAATTCTCAGAGGAAAACATGCGATCGGCTGTTTAAGGCACCCTCTCA GTCTGACTTGCAGCGTTGGGTGGCAGCGTTCCCCAGCAAGACCTCGGATGCGTCTTCCGGCAGTGACACCATTTATGAGGACTGGG ATTGCCCCCAGGTCCACTGCGTGGAGCAGTACACCGCCACCCAGGCTGACGAGTTGACACTGGACCCTGCCGACATCATCAACGTCCTGTGCAAGACGTCCGAAG GTTGGTATGAGGGCATTCGGCTGTCGGACGGGAAGAAGGGTTGGTTCCCCTCACGTTACGTCCAGGAGATCACCAATGAACATGTCCGGAGGAGGAATCTGCGGGAACGTTACCGAGTCCTTcaggctgcccggcagctggtgACCCGTCCGGGCGAGACCTGA
- the LOC136610494 gene encoding uncharacterized protein, with product MEPLTSSLRLRLGGGRVESQEGKRASRGSSNVTPTPRVDTESRRTRSQAKEKQVSAKRQPISWGECQKGESVEELASRIATHMRDYEEAGKELVKQRRELQAARCDMERASRGKKVAISQKIKICEEAIEMYEEERERILETSGPFREKLLNDRRFSQMAARSPGSRKTACKYQPSSTEESEALEGRAACSAEQQSSLQPGTGTSIPAEQIGLPSSSDDSDGSEYGSSSSGQGALLLQQIMLQESPARMQAMHFGDELPPETAAGGKKAKKKKNQAYIQERDPPDG from the exons ATGGAGCCCctgacctcctccctccggcttcggttggggggagggagggttgaATCCCAGGAGGGAAAGCGAGCTAGTCGGGGCAGCAGCAATGTCACCCCGACTCCCCGGGTGGATACAGAGTCCAGGAGGACAAGATCCCAAGCTAAAGAAAAGCAGGTCAGTGCTAAAAGACAGCCTATCAGTTGGGGCGAATGCCAAAAGGGAGAGTCTGTGGAGGAGCTGGCATCCCGCATCGCCACACATATGCGGGATTATGAAGAGGCTGGGAAAGAGCTGGTGAAACAGCGCAGAGAGCTACAAGCAgcccgctgtgacatggagcgaGCCTCCCGTGGTAAAAAGGTCGCAATAAGCCAGAAAATTAAAATCTGTGAGGAGGCTATTGAAATgtatgaggaggaaagggagaggaTCCTGGAGACCAGCGGTCCCTTCAGGGAAAAGTTGCTAAATGACAGGCGGTTCTCccagatggcagccaggagccctgGCAGCAGAAAAACTGCGTGTAAATACCAACCCAGCAGCACAGAAGAATCTGAAGCTTTGGAGGGGCGGGCGGCATGCTCTGCTGAGCAGCAGTCCTCGCTGCAACCAGGAACGGGCACCAGCATCCCTGCGGAGCAGATCGGCCTGCCCTCATCGTCAGATGACTCGGATGGCAGTGAGTAcgggagcagcagcagcggacagggggcgctgttgttgcagcagatcatgctgcaggagtcccctgcAAGGATGCAGGCTATGCACTTTGGGGATGAACTACCACCGGAAACAGCAGCGGGGGGAAAAAaggcaaagaaaaagaagaatcaagCTTACATCCAGGAGAG agaccccccggatgggtag